One Methanofervidicoccus abyssi genomic window, TACTAATACCAATTTTACTAATGTCACTGGTTGGTATCTGTTATGGGGAGAACATCACAGTGGAACTCCTACCTAGCAATATAGAGGCAAATATTGGAGATACTTTTAACTTAAGTTTAATTGTAAAAAATGTTCCTGAAGCTGAACATGAGAAATGCGCAGGTTTTGAAACTTATATATGTTATGACTCCAATATCCTGAATTTAAGTAATATTCAATTGAGTAATATTGGAGAGAGTGCTGATTTAAAAATGGTAAATCTCTCCTCTGGATTCATATCCTTAGCATGGCTCTTTAACCCAGTTTATGGTAATTTTACAATAGCCACTATCTCCTTCAAGGGGTTAAATCCTGGAGAAACAAATATAACCCTGAAGAATGTGGTAATATCTACAGAGGATGGATACGAGTATAAAAATGTATCAACTTATCCAGCAACGGTTGTAATTAAACCCTACACCACAACCATCACTGTAACTGTACCTACACCAAACCTAGTAATAGAAAATATTACTACAACCACTCCAATATACAACAATACCCCAACTGAGATAAACATAACAATAGCCAACGATGGTACTGCTAACGTAACTACCACATTTCCAGTGGAAGTAACCATTAAAGATGACGCAGGAAATGAGGTATATACTAAAACACAAGATGTAAGCGGATTAAATGTGAATGAAAGTATAACCTTAACCTTCAACTGGACTCCTACCAACACTGGAGATTACAACATCACAGCAGTTGTAGATTCAAACGATACCGTAAATGAATCAAATGAAAGTGATAACACCTACACCACAACCATCACTGTAGTTACCTTATCAAGTAGCACATCATCAGGAAGTAGTATATCATCCTCAGGAGGAGGCGGATCCCCAGTATTTAAAAATCCTTAC contains:
- a CDS encoding S-layer protein codes for the protein MKWKFLLIPILLMSLVGICYGENITVELLPSNIEANIGDTFNLSLIVKNVPEAEHEKCAGFETYICYDSNILNLSNIQLSNIGESADLKMVNLSSGFISLAWLFNPVYGNFTIATISFKGLNPGETNITLKNVVISTEDGYEYKNVSTYPATVVIKPYTTTITVTVPTPNLVIENITTTTPIYNNTPTEINITIANDGTANVTTTFPVEVTIKDDAGNEVYTKTQDVSGLNVNESITLTFNWTPTNTGDYNITAVVDSNDTVNESNESDNTYTTTITVVTLSSSTSSGSSISSSGGGGSPVFKNPYPDVAPDIKSIKIKEIVHKAKLIVGSNIDVNLSAKDLKTTFVLTNKPLDIEEDCILIGGPVANPIVKKYLEIFPVKVTNEYPGKHRGVIEVTKINGHTVVLLAGSDRWGTKAAVEYFKTLE